DNA sequence from the Coffea eugenioides isolate CCC68of chromosome 9, Ceug_1.0, whole genome shotgun sequence genome:
TAGGGAATGCAAAACTTCAGAAAGCTGGCTCATAAATTTAACTGGTAACATATTGTCAAAGGCTTACTAGTGAGGGATTGTGATCTGCTGAATTTGGATGTGATATTTAGGTACTTTAGTCCTTATTTTACCATAGAAAGACTTTCAAATCTCGAATTTCTGTAAATTTTTGTCTGAGTTCCATGCAATATGTATCTCATTTGTTAGACTTTACATGTGAGTTTGGTTGAAAAGCCACTCTTATCCTTCCAAGCATAAAATAACTTTCAAAGAAATTGCTGCCTAACTACAGTGCATTTGTCACTGCTAATGTCATTGTGGAGTTCATCTCTTTGAACATTTATGTGTGTTAAACTGTGAATACTTCCTTAGTTCCGTCATTCCTTGCCTCCTTTTGAATTAGCTTCACTTAATCTGCATCGCTAAGTGATAATCAATCGTGCTTCTTGGCACATTAGGAGCATCAATTCGAGAAATTTCATGACTCTGGGAACATGAAACATGATGAGCAGGATAGAGGAGTATAACAGAGAATTGGAGGCTCTTCGTGTAAAGGAGAAAGTGGAGAACATGATTCATAATGAAGACTATGCTGGTGCAAGGGATACTTTGCAAAGAGCCCGTAATCTTTTTCCGCTTGGTGAAATTGTTCCTAAGCAGACTGTATGTGAAATCCTATCAGCTGCCAATATCAACTTTCCAGGTTGTGAGATTGACTACTACTGGGTCCTTCAACTTGTGCCATCAGCCAAGACATTTGACATAAAGCATCAGTATCAGAAACTTAGAAACATGCTGCAACCTTTGAAGCATAACTTCCCAGGTACAGATGTGGCTCTTAAACTCATAGAGGATGCTTTCTTTGTGCTTTCTGACAATCAAAAGCGTTCTGAATTCAATTTGCAACGTAGCACTGCCTGGGAAAATTATGAATCACCTCCTCTAGAAGCAACAATTTCCTCTGAATTGTCTGAAATGAAGGGAGGAATGTCTGCTCTAGCCTCTGGTGATTgtcaaaatgtatctttagaaAACCTGGGGACAAGGAGTCAGGATTGTTTGACAACGGGCATGCATCTAATGAGAAATGGAGGAGCTTGGTCAAATTCTACCAGTAATACTTCCGAAGGAGATATGGCAGAAGTTATGCTTGACGTGAACACTCTATCAGAACAGAACCATGCTGTTTCAAGGGATCATCCATCCTCTTCCAGAAATATGGCCCATGAAGTGCTTTATCAGGATATCTACAACTTCGATGATGACAGAGAAGTAGATAATATGGCAATAGGCCAAATATGGGCGACACACCATCAATCAAATGAACATCAAAATCGCCGATATGCTCAAATTATCGCCAGGTCTATGTCTACAGTTACTGTGATGTGGCTGAAACCAATTCCAGTTACTAATGCAGAGAGAAGATGGTGTGAGGCCGGGCTACCTGTTGGATGTGGATATTTTCGACTGGACTTGGAGTCGGGGGAACATGTAATTGCACCTTTGCAGTTCTCCTACAAATGCTCTCTGACTACTGAAGTGGCAGCACAACAGTTTGACATGTATCCACAGAAAGGTGAGGTTTGGGCGGTTTATGAGGATTGGAACCTCGAAGAATGGTCCTACAATCCTGAAGTTACAAATAGTTGCAACTATAGATTGGTTGAAATTCTCTCAGATTTTTCAACATATACTGGATTTGACTGCACGTATTTGGTGAAGGTTCCAGGTTTCAGGAGCATTTTTCAGAGGGAAACAGGAGGAGGCTTTTCCATCACTATTCGCGTCCTTCCACGCATGTTATACGCCCTATCCCACAAGGTTCTGGCATATAGGTTAACTGGAGAAGAGATTGATGGAGTAGTCAGTGGGATGTTGGAGGTTGACCAGTTAGCATTGCCAAATGATATGAGAGGAAAACCAGACGAGGCAGATATGTGGAAGATGGAGGAGTCAGGTGGTAAAGCAGATGATGCAATAATGTCGGAGAGAAAAAGCCCAAATCTTTCTAGTTTGACAGGTCAGGTTTGGGCTGTCTACTGTGGAAGAGATAAAATGCCTCGGCAGTATGTGGTTATACACAACGTGTTCTCAAGAACCCAAGTACTTGTTAAATTTTTGGAACCTGAACCTGAACCTGACTTGGATAATAATTGGTGGCAGAAGAGTTTACCTATCGCATGTGGAGCATTTAGCGTTGGAGACGTAATCATGGGTATGAAAATTTCGCAGTTATCACATGTAGTCAAGGTTGGGAAAACTATGCCTGGCTACGTGATTTATCCTGCGAAAGGCGAGATTTGGGCTATGTACCAAAGGTGGAACTGTGAGTGGAAGCTTTCTGATCTAGAAAGTTGTGAGTATTGGATTGTTGAAGTTCTATCAGACTTCTCAGAAAGAGAGAAGATTGTGGTAGCTAGGCTGGGTGAAGTGAAGGGCTGCTTCACTTTTTTTCAGCGGCTGCAGCTGGACGGCTTTGAAATGATTTGTGAAATTTCGAGAGGTGAGGTCCATAGTTTTTCCCACAGGATTCCTTTTTGTAAAGTCCCTGGTGTTGGAGATTATGGCATTTCAGAGAGTTCTTTACATTTAGAACCCAACTGTTTGCCTCCAAAACGGAGAAAGCTGGCATGAAAATTAATTTGCTGGATGGAGAGGTGAAGTGTGAAAGGGCCAGGTTGAATAGTTTGAAGGCTTCTGAAAACGAAGTTGATTGCCATTTTGCAGTGAAAACTTGGTGTTAAGATTCAGAACTCAACTACCGCATAATCTTTGCATTCGTTGTTCCTGATGGAGAAAAcgctttccttttttttctttcaagctTTGTGTGCCAAACTGCTATTGAAATCTTGATTTGTGTTTTTTATCCAAGGTTTCAGGTGACGGCATAATCTTGTTTCAATACTGTTCTAGAATGCAGAAAACCAAAAAAACGTGCAATTTGAGATCAAGACACATTTGCAAATTAAAGTCTCCAAATCTCACTCGGTCATTTTCCTTGATTTGCCACGTAACCAATTAAATTACAAAATTCGCAAATTATTATTGTAATTCAATTCGAAGTACCATCTATTGTTTTACAGAATCTAGAGAGCCAAAATTTTGATGGCGATTTGAATCTTTTCCGAGTGCCACAAAAGTTGCCACAACTCATCGTCGCTGAATGGTCAATCTTTCACGAGTATCACTCACTGGATGGATATAAAAACtcgcaaaacaaaaaaaatactcCGCAATAAACCTACTCATCTCCAAAGTCTACCTAAAAAGCTTTTCTTGTCCTTCTTTGTCCTGTTCTCCAGTGATGGGCATTCTATTAGATTATATGCCAGGTCAAGAACTATTGGACTCCGAGCAGCTGCCTGGAATGAAGGTGGGAAGCGCTCAATACGTGACATTGACTTGACACTGGCATCCACTGCTGATTCATACACATCCAGGTTGTCCATAAGAAATTTCTCCAACTGAAACAACAGAATCAACATCCAGTAAAAGGTTAAGCCATAATACTACAGAAGCGTGATTGAGACGTGCTTAAAGAAGTGCGCTTCAGCTATGCATTTAAAAAGTTAAACTAGACTAATTTGCAACcattttaaacattaaaaacagAGACAAATCCCAGCTCAAAATGCGTTAAAATATTACCAACTTGTGCCTAAAACAGAAGCAACTTTGGAAAGGAAGAGAAGTAAAcaaagggaaaacaaaaaattatgCACACAAGATGAGGAGCAAAATAGCCTGTGTTcttcaaataatcacaaaggaagGATAAACTGTGTTGAATACATGGCTACATAAAGAAAATCCAAAAGGAGGACCGGCTTTgagaaaaaagtaaaagataacAATGCACATGTATTCATGGTCCAACAAAGTATGTTCCACCAACTAAGCATTGTAAATAAGGACTTGACCTAAAAGAAGTTCCATCACAGATGGCACATATAGGCAAAGCATCACAGTGGTGTCGTTTATCATATTCTACTGGAAGCACGAAAATTTCAGTACTAGGAAATATTCCAGCAGAAGAAATTAATGCATGGTTTTTGATCCACAAATTCTATGGCCAGTTTATTCAGAGAATCCTTGTGGATCAGCACTATAAGATGACTTTCAAAGTGTGAATGGTGAACATGCATAAAGCTGATCTCTAGGACCACGCAAAGTACTATGACTACAGAGGGTCCATGCAACAGTTTATCCACAAATCTCAAAATAAAACCATGCTTTTAGTTGCATGAATTAATCATATACCAAAAAAACTCGAGGAATAGAGTGTAAGTAACATGTAAGCAAATCTGAATGCCTTCACCTATTATGTAGCTAAGAAACATATACGTAAAGTGTATAAAGCAATGTAAACAAATGTGCAAATTTTTAACATCAATATCTAGAAGAAAACCATTAACTTGAAGGGCTAAAAAAATGCATAATTTGAGATATTCAAAAACCATTAACACATGGCCAGCTTAAAAGAAAGTGAAATCTAATGAAGCCACATCAGCATAatggggaaattaataatagcATCATACTTTACATGCTCCAACTATGATTGATGCATTTAATTTCCTTCTAGATGAACAAGTCCAGGACCTAAAGTTAAATGGGGCACAAACCTTCTTATCCTTTCCAGTCAATGATATAGTTGAAATCTTTTGTGATAGCTTTTCTGGAGCCTGCTCTTCCTCCATGATGGCTAATGCATGCTCTATACAGCTGTTTGATCTACTTTCTTTTTGCAGTGTCTGCAACTCCTTTATCACAGCCTGATACAaagaaaatggacaaaaataaaGAGACAAACAAAGCAGTCAACACGTGAGTAGACATGGAAGAACAAGCTGCCATAAACCTGAAATttcataaaagaaaaataaaagatggcCCTTTGGTTATGACTATGTTTAAATTAACCAAATCAGCCATAGAGGAAAGTATGCACACCTGATCAGCTGTCTTCAAATTTTGAAGCTCTTTAAGGGCTGTATCAGCTAGAAAGCGAACTTTGCAGTACAAAGCATAGGCTTCTGTTCTCTTTCCAGCCAAACTATAGGATTTGGCTAAATAGAAACACCTGCCAACAAATTGAGAGCAAGGTCATCATGTTGAACAATCAAAACATTCTCAATCCTAACACCTTGAACCAATTTTCATGGTAACAATAGAAAAGTAGAATAAAAAAAGCAAACTTAAGAATATACATTTATTTGACAGGATAAGTTAAGAGAAGACAAGACTTTTAgacaataaaataaacctacaGCCAACTTATACATTCACAAGAAAAGAGTGAAGTGAAAGCCTGTAAGAGACAAAAGAAACAAAcagccaaaaaaaagaaaatacagTGACATAAACCGAACCTTTCAGCTCTGAAAACCAAACTTTTGAGCTCACACTCTTCAGCAAAAGCCAACTCTTCTGGCTTTCTATCTCTTCCAGAGCTAACTAAATCAGAAAGATCAGCAGCATTCTGCCAGTTGGAAGAGCAGTTACTAAATTTTGACACTTACAAGTATGCCTACTACTATTGCTACATGCACAAAAAGATTGCAAAAAGCTAGCTATATGAATTATGGGTAATCACCTGTAACAAAAGGTCATATAGTCGGACAAGCTCTTCAGGCTTGGTAACTTTTTCATTCTTATCATCACGGACCTTATTGAGTTTGCTTATAGCAATGCTAACCAATAACTGGTTCCTTTCGATGGTTCGCTGTCCTAAAACAGCACCAATAGCTTTATCAAGGCCACTAAGATCATCTTTCATGCTTTCAGAATTTCCTGCACTAGCCTAAAAGAGAGCATAATGTGAAAATCAGTAAATCcggaaggaaggaaaaaaacaTATCATTGTTCCTAATAGCAAAAAGTGCACTAAGATGACAAAGTACTTGATTACacagaataaaaaaaaatgggaatCTCATGCTTCTCACCAAATCATTGCGAATGCAGCTTCTGGCTTCATTATATGCAGCAAATATTTTGTCAAATGTGGCAAGTCTTTTATCTGCCGGAAGAGAGTCTGCTTTTGGGCCATGAATGTCCTTCTCCAGTTCCTGAGCTGATCAAGTTCGCATCATAAGAAAGGAAAAACCTTCAGACTGGATGATAAAGCTATAGAAAGTACTAATCAACTCAATGAACATAAAATGGCTAAGAAAGCGGATGCATAAGGTGATATCAGATTACATAGGAAATCAACATCCTGTTGGTTTTTATCAATCTGTTTAATGTTGGCAATACAAAATGAAAGGAGCAGAAAAGCTTTCAGAAACATCGAGAATCCAATTTAGAATTGAGATTCACTTAAGAATAACTTATTTTGGAGCAATCAAGCCACAAAGTACATGGAAGGGACTCCCAGAATTTATTTTGATTTCTAGGCAGCATCCTCTATGTTGGCGTTCTGATTGAAATCAAGGTACTTAACCCAGAAAGAAATCAGTCAATAGCAGAAAATTTTCTGTGAATGAGTTTATGATGTAGCATTAGAGATAGAAACATGTCTATCTAATTACACCAATGCAGTGAGGGCATTACACAATTCATTACAAAGTTCAACCTAGAAAGGCCAAATGCCAGTCTTTAACACGTTCCTCTGTATGACCTGATGAACTTACTTCAGAAGCACAACTTATATAAGCAGCAAACCTTAAATGAGCAACTTCTGCAATGCTAATATTCTGATTACACATTAAAACCATTAAACTTTTTAAATGTTATTTAAATGGTGatttccaaataaaaataaCTGTCCCAAAACTATTCTTGGAAAAATACAACAGAGAACATGCTGTCTAAATTTGAATTTCCAGCTAAACTAAAAAAGCTGTCAAGCAAACAATTCCAGCTTCTAGAGTCAACCCAAAAAGTGGCAATGCAGTTGCAAAAAGCAGATACAAGGAAGAAAAACTTAAGTATCCATTTTGCTCAGAAACCACTATGACTTAATTATGTCATGATTCATTACTAACCTTTCAGTATGGACACCCTTGTTTTTGCGTTTGATATTGGAAATCGGTGCCCAAGCCAATGGAATTCTGTCATTGATGCAGCCTGCTGGGACCTAGCCTCAGACATAACAGCCTTTTGATCCAAGAAAATGCAGTTATAATTAGATACTAAGCTGAGAAATTCATGTTTCCAAGTTGTCATGACAAAAGTTGTGGAATATGATTCTACCAATAGTATAGCCACACACCTCATTAATCACCTAACTCCTGAATTCTATTATTTAAGACTCACCTCCAACTTTgctctaaacaggtccaaagcAGGTCCTTCCATTTCACCTATGCGTAACAATTCAGAAGTTTGTAAATTTGACTCGCCAATTTTGTGTAAGCAGTATCTTATGCTAGGTTCTAATTCCTCAACCCGCTCACGGCACAAAACTTGGTTCTCAAGGTCTCCATATTTCCCAAGTTCCTCATAAACAGCCCTAAAGAAAGTAACTAAGTTAGCCAACAAGGGAACTGTACACTTCAAGCAACATCTTGGATATTTAAAGGAGAAACAACCATACTAAACATTTAGTACCTGGCACTTTTGAAACTCTTCAGTGCAACTTCCCAATTCTGATCTTGTTCAAATAACAAATTTCCCCTCATATAAGCTGCATAGGCCTGCAGTTTAAGAATTGATAGTTTCTCAGTACAGAGAATATTACTTGCATGCAAAAGTTACAAGCAACAGTGTGAAGAAATTGCCAAGTCAACAACATTGACAGGCTGAAACTCCACCACTAAGCAAATGGAAACAGAAAATGGCAACAAAATCTTCAAAATGTCCATCTGAGAAAAGAGTTGAAGAGCACATCGattgctaagtgagaattgttTTTACAGCTTGCATGTACGTCTAGAACTAGTTAATAGTTCATCTGATGCTTTTAATGAAAACGActaaaaaaggaaaggaaagacaGTAAGAAACAACTGAATTGTCGGCATTGATTGCATAAGCCAACTTCCACTAAGTATGACTGTATTGTAAACTATATCGTTGGTTTTAATTGCAGTGATTGGAGATGAATCCAAACCATCCATAGAAATTAACTTTATCTTAACATAAATAGTTGCTTAGAGATCATAAAGTGATAGATTCTCCACCATATCATCTAAACTAATCCAAGCACTAAATCTGAATTATTCGTAAATACCTAGTTTGATATGTGCTGGCTACAGTTATCGAATGTAAACTTCTACCTAAACCACTTGTAACAAGAAAAGAACGGTCAAAGGAAGAAAATTAGTAGCAGACTATGAAGTTTACTTATTAAAAGCATCTAAGCAGGTTATCTCTCATGATTCTAGCAACACCACAACTAGGGATGGCAACAGGAGCGGCTTCCCGAGGGGAGTGAAGCAAGGGTGGAGGGGATTTTTCTCCCCCTGTTTTAAATGGGGCAGGTGATGGGGGAGGACCTCCACCactaaataaattttgaaaaaatgtaAGTATCTATAGCTAATTTTATACATATATAACATACACATTACAACCACACATCAATAATATATgcaaatatattataatttgaGAACTAAAAATATCATAATgtcaataaaataaattttaaaatatcaATAATATCTAAAAGAATGATTTATGAGGTTGTTATTGATGTTATATACGTGGACAAATAATGtccaaataaaaattataattagcCAACCACTATGGAGTGGGGTGGGGCATGGCAAGGGTAAGGGAAGCGGGGGACGGGGCAGGAGTGGGGGGAGATTTTAGAACACGGGGCTGGGGAAGGGGGAGGGATCCCCCGCCTTCCCCCCCCGCCTTCCTCCAAAAACCACGGGCCCTATTGCCATCCTTGCCCACAAGTGAAAGGAAATACAGTGAACcgaataaaacaaaaaattcctgAAAGAGTCTGTTAGAAATAATTAGATTATTTGTATACAGGGCACAGCAGCAGTGCAAAATGATGAATTAATCAGCACACCTCTGCTTCCAAAGATGTCCTAGAATCTCCCTTAATGGAACACAAGTCTTGAAACAAAGTAGCCCATTTGACTGCTTTTCGCAGCCTACCAATCAGATAGCCACGCTGACGTGCATTTGGACCATCTGGCAGCGTTTTCTTTTCCATAGCATGGCTCCAAGCTCTTTCTGCTGTATAAAGAACCACATGAAGATACCTACAGTGTCCCCAACCACCACGCAGAATCAGGATAGATTAACGACCATTAAGAAATTATTAATGAGAGACAAAACAGCATATTTGTTCTTCAAATAGCAAAAGCGAAATTAAAACATTTACCAACTGTAATGTCAATCAAATTCAACCATTGGTCTTGGCAATCTATTACCTCACTTCAGTGACCATAGAAGCTGTAATCGCCCTTTTACTATATTTACCACGGCCATGCGTGAATTTCAACGACTTGTACAATCTCCTGAGCCGAGCAGTACAGTACCTCctaaaaaatttgcaaaaactGGTCAATTTCACATTCCCTCAATAGTACAACTCTATCACACCAcatttttcacaaatttaacCCTGCCACCTCTAATGATCAATGTCATAAATTCCCTCATAAACCTATATAGAGCACACTTACGCTTATATACTGGTAAAAACAATATCAAACGGCATTTCTTACAAAAATTAAACCTACTTCCCGGAACTTCATCGTACCAAATTACTCATAAACATATACCATAAGTGTACAAGCGTAGGTTATACCGGTAACGAGCGTAATCGCCAAACCGCAATCCATGCTGCATCTGAGCGGATTTCAAGAGCTGCAAAACTGtaaattcaccaaaaaaaaaaactaaattatcaCCTCAAAATTAGCTGTCTAGAGCTTTATGGGAGAGTAAATTACCATTGATAGAGAACCTAGGGCTATTAATCTGATCAACGGATTCCGAATTCTGGTTGTCCACATCCATAGCGGAGGAGTTGTTCTCTTTGGCCATATCGTTAATGTGAAATCTCCGTCAGATCTTAAATTTGGCGTCGTCTTTATCGGAATTAGCCCGACAGCTTGAATGTAGGTGGCTTGAAAGATTCTGAAGATGTCCAAAATGCCCCTGGCTTGTGGCACACTGCCGGCGGCGGGGTTTTCTGGTTTAGTCGCTGAGTGAACGTAAATGAAGCCTGTTTGGTCTCGACATAAAAATCCTAGTCTCCTCTGCGTTGTCTACTGTTTAATGGATTATGACAAGTACTGGAGTCTAATGTGTAATTCAAATTGTTTATGGGTACGTGGACAACAGACTTAAAGCCTAGGGGTCATTGTTAAATTTATCATAGCTTACTAATTTCGTCCATCATTTATATGAATTTAGTATCCACAACTagtttcttcattttatttatttatttatcttgttgggttttaAGGGATTTTTTCTGCATTACTACTTTCCATTGCT
Encoded proteins:
- the LOC113783149 gene encoding signal recognition particle subunit SRP68-like; translated protein: MAKENNSSAMDVDNQNSESVDQINSPRFSINVLQLLKSAQMQHGLRFGDYARYRRYCTARLRRLYKSLKFTHGRGKYSKRAITASMVTEVRYLHVVLYTAERAWSHAMEKKTLPDGPNARQRGYLIGRLRKAVKWATLFQDLCSIKGDSRTSLEAEAYAAYMRGNLLFEQDQNWEVALKSFKSARAVYEELGKYGDLENQVLCRERVEELEPSIRYCLHKIGESNLQTSELLRIGEMEGPALDLFRAKLEAVMSEARSQQAASMTEFHWLGHRFPISNAKTRVSILKAQELEKDIHGPKADSLPADKRLATFDKIFAAYNEARSCIRNDLASAGNSESMKDDLSGLDKAIGAVLGQRTIERNQLLVSIAISKLNKVRDDKNEKVTKPEELVRLYDLLLQNAADLSDLVSSGRDRKPEELAFAEECELKSLVFRAERCFYLAKSYSLAGKRTEAYALYCKVRFLADTALKELQNLKTADQAVIKELQTLQKESRSNSCIEHALAIMEEEQAPEKLSQKISTISLTGKDKKLEKFLMDNLDVYESAVDASVKSMSRIERFPPSFQAAARSPIVLDLAYNLIECPSLENRTKKDKKSFLGRLWR
- the LOC113783147 gene encoding uncharacterized protein LOC113783147, producing MMSRIEEYNRELEALRVKEKVENMIHNEDYAGARDTLQRARNLFPLGEIVPKQTVCEILSAANINFPGCEIDYYWVLQLVPSAKTFDIKHQYQKLRNMLQPLKHNFPGTDVALKLIEDAFFVLSDNQKRSEFNLQRSTAWENYESPPLEATISSELSEMKGGMSALASGDCQNVSLENLGTRSQDCLTTGMHLMRNGGAWSNSTSNTSEGDMAEVMLDVNTLSEQNHAVSRDHPSSSRNMAHEVLYQDIYNFDDDREVDNMAIGQIWATHHQSNEHQNRRYAQIIARSMSTVTVMWLKPIPVTNAERRWCEAGLPVGCGYFRLDLESGEHVIAPLQFSYKCSLTTEVAAQQFDMYPQKGEVWAVYEDWNLEEWSYNPEVTNSCNYRLVEILSDFSTYTGFDCTYLVKVPGFRSIFQRETGGGFSITIRVLPRMLYALSHKVLAYRLTGEEIDGVVSGMLEVDQLALPNDMRGKPDEADMWKMEESGGKADDAIMSERKSPNLSSLTGQVWAVYCGRDKMPRQYVVIHNVFSRTQVLVKFLEPEPEPDLDNNWWQKSLPIACGAFSVGDVIMGMKISQLSHVVKVGKTMPGYVIYPAKGEIWAMYQRWNCEWKLSDLESCEYWIVEVLSDFSEREKIVVARLGEVKGCFTFFQRLQLDGFEMICEISRGEVHSFSHRIPFCKVPGVGDYGISESSLHLEPNCLPPKRRKLA